In Sphingomonas sp. PAMC26645, one DNA window encodes the following:
- a CDS encoding hydantoinase B/oxoprolinase family protein translates to MTAWQFWIDRGGTFTDVVARRPDGRIVTAKLLSEDPERYGDAAVEAIRRLTNGADVTLELRIGTTVATNALLERKGEPTCLAITRGFGDALLIGHQERSDIFARDVNRPPPLFAHVVEIDERVGAEGDVLRPLDVDAARVGLQAAFDSGLRAVAIVLVHGYRFTAHEEALAAIAAEIGFTQISVSHRVAPLIKLIGRGDTTVVDAYLSPVVDRYVAGLSDALGQGALFMQSSGGLVDGAGFRGKDAILSGPAGGIVGMAATAREAGFEHVIGFDMGGTSTDVSHYAGTYERDTETLIAGARIRAPMLRIHTVAAGGGSICRFDGERLIVGPESAGAVPGPACYRRGGPLTVTDCNVMLGKVRPEFFPALFGPAGDQPLDAEAVAARFAELPLDPHIAAEGFVAVAVANMANAIRTISVARGHDVTRYTLACFGGAGGQHACLVADALAMGRVMIHPLAGVLSAYGMGLADRRILREATSGASFANYAEIVKALDGLAEAAREALVAQGVTADDVRIERRVHLRRGQTDHTIELDLDEPAAMIAAFDAAHIAQFGFASEAPLIADRIVAEAIAESPPIAAALVALPEEPAAPLSVAPVYMAGVWHDTPVLAREGLPTGHAIDGPALILDSVSTTIVEPGWRARVDPIGNLILDRIAPRVGASIGTESDPVRLAIFAGLFMSIAEEMGAALQRSAASVNIRERLDFSCALFDAHGNLVANAPHIPVHLGSMGESIRTIIDARGGGADGRGIRRGDAYALNAPYRGGTHLPDITVIMPVFAGDDDAPAFFVAARGHHADVGGITPGSMPPESRSVEEEGVLLDDVLVVDEGRFLEADMRAVFASGPYPARNIDQNIADLAAQLAACTRGATGLTRLADEYGTDVVAAYMEHVQANADAAVRRLIATLDDGAFAYEMDDGAVVRVAVRVDREAATMEVDFAGTSDQRPTNFNAPVSIVRAAVLYVVRALIDEAVPLNDGCLRGVTIRVPEGSMLNPRYPAAVVAGNVETSQVVTDALFGALGAMAASQGTMNNFTFGNDTHQYYETIAGGAGAGPGFDGASVIQTHMTNSRLTDPEIFETRFPVLLEEFSIRRGSGGAGAHHGGDGATRRVRFLKDMTACILANRRRVAPFGMAGGKDGGLGSATVERADGHVEHLGSTAKVDMRPGDVFVIETPGGGGFGPI, encoded by the coding sequence ATGACCGCATGGCAGTTCTGGATCGACCGCGGCGGCACGTTCACCGATGTGGTCGCGCGGCGACCGGACGGGCGGATCGTCACCGCCAAGCTGCTGTCGGAAGATCCCGAACGCTACGGTGATGCGGCGGTCGAGGCGATTCGGCGGCTGACCAACGGGGCGGATGTAACCCTAGAACTGCGGATCGGGACGACGGTCGCGACCAACGCGCTGCTCGAGCGCAAGGGCGAGCCGACGTGCCTCGCGATCACCCGCGGGTTCGGCGATGCGCTGCTGATCGGTCATCAAGAGCGGTCCGATATTTTCGCGCGCGACGTGAACCGGCCGCCGCCGCTGTTCGCGCATGTCGTGGAGATCGACGAGCGGGTCGGGGCCGAGGGCGACGTGCTCCGTCCGCTCGACGTCGATGCGGCGCGCGTGGGATTGCAGGCGGCATTCGATAGCGGCTTGCGCGCTGTCGCAATTGTTCTTGTGCACGGCTATCGCTTCACCGCGCACGAGGAAGCGCTGGCGGCAATCGCGGCCGAGATCGGCTTCACGCAAATCTCGGTCAGTCACCGTGTCGCGCCGTTGATCAAGCTGATCGGGCGTGGCGATACGACCGTCGTCGATGCGTATCTGTCGCCGGTCGTCGATCGCTATGTCGCAGGCTTGAGCGACGCGCTGGGGCAGGGCGCGCTGTTCATGCAGTCGTCGGGCGGACTGGTCGACGGCGCAGGCTTTCGCGGCAAGGACGCCATCCTGTCGGGGCCGGCGGGCGGCATCGTCGGCATGGCCGCGACCGCGCGCGAGGCCGGGTTCGAGCACGTCATTGGCTTCGACATGGGCGGCACCTCGACCGATGTCTCGCACTACGCCGGGACGTACGAGCGCGACACCGAGACGCTGATTGCAGGCGCCCGCATCCGGGCGCCGATGCTGCGGATCCACACGGTTGCGGCAGGCGGCGGCTCGATCTGCCGGTTCGATGGCGAGCGGCTGATCGTCGGCCCCGAGAGCGCGGGCGCGGTGCCGGGGCCGGCGTGTTATCGCCGCGGCGGGCCGCTGACGGTGACCGACTGCAACGTGATGCTCGGCAAAGTGCGCCCCGAATTCTTCCCGGCGCTGTTTGGGCCGGCAGGCGACCAGCCGCTCGATGCCGAGGCGGTAGCGGCGCGGTTCGCGGAATTGCCACTCGATCCGCACATCGCGGCCGAAGGGTTCGTCGCGGTCGCGGTGGCGAACATGGCGAATGCGATCCGGACGATTTCCGTCGCGCGCGGGCATGATGTGACGCGTTATACGCTCGCCTGCTTCGGTGGAGCCGGGGGGCAGCATGCGTGCCTCGTCGCCGATGCGTTGGCGATGGGCCGCGTGATGATCCACCCGCTGGCCGGGGTGCTGTCGGCGTACGGCATGGGGCTGGCCGATCGCCGGATCCTTCGCGAGGCTACGTCGGGTGCGTCGTTCGCGAATTACGCTGAGATCGTCAAAGCGTTGGACGGGCTAGCGGAGGCTGCGCGCGAAGCACTGGTAGCCCAGGGCGTCACGGCGGACGACGTCCGGATCGAACGCCGCGTGCATCTGCGCCGAGGCCAGACCGACCACACCATCGAACTCGATCTCGACGAACCGGCAGCGATGATCGCCGCGTTCGATGCCGCACATATCGCCCAGTTCGGGTTCGCCAGCGAAGCACCGCTGATCGCCGACCGTATCGTTGCCGAAGCCATCGCCGAGAGTCCGCCGATTGCCGCCGCGCTCGTCGCGCTCCCCGAAGAGCCAGCCGCGCCCCTGTCCGTCGCCCCCGTCTATATGGCCGGTGTATGGCACGACACGCCCGTCCTTGCCCGCGAAGGCCTGCCCACCGGACACGCCATCGACGGACCTGCGCTGATCCTCGACAGCGTCTCGACCACCATCGTCGAGCCGGGCTGGCGCGCGCGCGTCGACCCGATCGGCAACCTGATCCTCGACCGCATCGCGCCCCGTGTCGGCGCGAGTATCGGCACCGAATCCGATCCGGTGCGCCTCGCGATTTTCGCCGGGCTGTTCATGAGCATCGCCGAGGAGATGGGCGCCGCACTCCAGCGCTCCGCCGCATCGGTCAACATCCGCGAGCGCCTCGACTTTAGCTGCGCGCTGTTCGACGCGCACGGTAACCTCGTTGCCAACGCACCACACATCCCGGTCCATTTGGGGTCGATGGGCGAAAGCATCCGCACGATCATCGACGCACGCGGCGGCGGCGCAGACGGCCGCGGTATCCGCCGCGGCGACGCCTATGCGCTCAACGCGCCGTATCGTGGCGGCACGCATCTCCCCGACATCACCGTGATCATGCCGGTCTTCGCAGGCGACGACGATGCGCCCGCGTTCTTCGTCGCAGCCCGCGGTCATCATGCGGACGTCGGCGGCATCACCCCAGGATCAATGCCGCCCGAAAGCCGCTCGGTCGAGGAAGAGGGCGTGCTGCTCGACGACGTGCTGGTGGTCGACGAAGGACGTTTCCTCGAAGCCGACATGCGCGCGGTGTTCGCGTCCGGCCCCTATCCCGCGCGCAATATCGACCAGAACATAGCCGATCTCGCCGCGCAGTTGGCGGCCTGCACGCGCGGTGCGACCGGCCTCACGCGATTGGCCGACGAGTACGGCACCGACGTCGTCGCGGCCTACATGGAACACGTCCAGGCCAATGCCGACGCCGCCGTCCGGCGCCTGATAGCAACGCTCGATGACGGCGCGTTTGCCTACGAGATGGACGACGGCGCAGTCGTGCGCGTGGCGGTCCGCGTCGACCGGGAAGCTGCGACCATGGAGGTCGACTTCGCCGGCACCAGCGATCAGCGCCCGACCAACTTCAACGCCCCCGTCTCGATCGTCCGTGCCGCCGTCCTCTATGTCGTCCGTGCGCTGATCGACGAGGCCGTGCCGCTCAACGACGGCTGCCTGCGGGGCGTGACGATCCGCGTGCCCGAGGGCTCGATGCTCAACCCGCGCTATCCCGCCGCGGTCGTCGCCGGCAACGTCGAGACAAGCCAGGTCGTCACCGACGCGCTGTTCGGCGCGCTCGGTGCGATGGCGGCGAGCCAGGGGACGATGAACAACTTCACCTTCGGCAACGACACGCACCAATATTACGAGACTATTGCGGGAGGAGCAGGTGCTGGCCCCGGCTTCGACGGCGCGTCGGTGATCCAGACGCACATGACCAACAGCCGCCTCACCGACCCCGAAATCTTTGAGACGCGCTTCCCGGTGTTGCTGGAGGAATTCTCGATCCGCCGCGGCTCGGGCGGGGCAGGCGCGCACCACGGCGGCGACGGCGCGACGCGACGAGTCCGGTTCCTCAAGGACATGACTGCCTGCATCCTCGCCAACCGCCGTCGCGTAGCCCCGTTCGGGATGGCGGGCGGCAAAGACGGTGGGCTGGGTTCTGCCACCGTCGAGCGAGCTGACGGCCACGTCGAGCACCTTGGCTCCACCGCCAAGGTCGATATGCGGCCGGGCGACGTGTTCGTGATCGAAACACCCGGTGGCGGTGGTTTCGGACCCATTTGA